The Catenuloplanes niger genome includes a window with the following:
- the dxr gene encoding 1-deoxy-D-xylulose-5-phosphate reductoisomerase: MSSPRHIVLLGSTGSIGTQAIDIVERNPERFRVVAIGAGGGNVELLARQALQLGVEVVGVAKATAAQDLTLAFYTEASRRGWTSGDFKIPKIVAGPGAMAELAALPCDIVLNGVVGSLGLAPTLAALRHGRTLALANKESLVAGGSLVRAAIQRPDQIVAVDSEHSALAQCLRGGTADEVHKLILTASGGPFRGKKRDDLRNVTPEQALAHPTWDMGPVITMNSATLVNKGLEVIEAHELYGIPYDRIEVVVHPQSMIHSMVEFVDGSTLTQASPPDMRLPIALALGWPERVPGAAKPVDWSTASAWTFEPLDDEAFPSVELAKQSGREGRCRPAVYNAANEECVAAFAKGDLPFLGIVDTVRDVLAEAPDFGEPGTVDDVLSAESWARTRAREIIAGSPASRTGGAA, encoded by the coding sequence GTGAGTTCGCCTCGGCACATCGTTCTGCTCGGCTCGACCGGGTCCATCGGCACGCAGGCCATCGACATCGTGGAGCGCAATCCCGAGCGCTTCCGGGTGGTGGCGATCGGCGCGGGCGGCGGCAACGTCGAGTTGCTGGCCCGTCAGGCGCTGCAACTCGGCGTCGAGGTGGTCGGTGTGGCGAAGGCCACGGCCGCGCAGGACCTGACGCTCGCCTTCTACACGGAGGCCTCCCGTCGCGGCTGGACCAGCGGCGACTTCAAGATCCCGAAGATCGTGGCCGGGCCGGGCGCGATGGCCGAGCTGGCCGCGCTGCCCTGCGACATCGTGCTGAACGGCGTGGTCGGCTCGCTCGGCCTGGCGCCCACGCTGGCCGCGCTGAGGCACGGCCGCACGCTCGCGCTGGCGAACAAGGAGTCGCTGGTCGCCGGCGGCTCGCTGGTCCGCGCCGCGATCCAGCGCCCGGACCAGATCGTCGCCGTCGACTCCGAGCACTCCGCGCTGGCCCAGTGCCTGCGCGGCGGCACGGCGGACGAGGTGCACAAGCTGATCCTGACCGCGAGCGGTGGCCCGTTCCGCGGCAAGAAGCGGGACGACCTGAGGAACGTCACACCGGAGCAGGCGCTGGCGCACCCGACGTGGGACATGGGCCCGGTCATCACCATGAACTCGGCCACACTCGTCAACAAGGGCCTCGAGGTGATCGAGGCACACGAGCTGTACGGCATTCCGTACGACCGGATCGAGGTCGTCGTGCACCCGCAGTCGATGATCCACTCGATGGTCGAGTTCGTGGACGGCTCGACGCTCACCCAGGCCAGCCCGCCGGACATGCGGCTGCCGATCGCGCTGGCCCTGGGCTGGCCGGAGCGGGTGCCGGGCGCGGCGAAGCCGGTCGACTGGAGCACCGCGAGCGCGTGGACGTTCGAGCCGCTGGACGACGAGGCCTTCCCGTCGGTGGAGCTGGCGAAGCAGTCCGGCCGCGAGGGCCGGTGCCGCCCGGCCGTCTACAACGCGGCGAACGAGGAGTGCGTGGCCGCGTTCGCCAAGGGCGATCTGCCGTTTTTGGGCATCGTGGACACCGTTCGTGACGTTCTCGCGGAGGCCCCCGATTTCGGGGAACCGGGTACCGTCGACGACGTACTTTCCGCTGAGTCGTGGGCGCGCACGCGTGCCCGAGAGATCATCGCCGGTAGCCCGGCGTCCCGTACCGGGGGAGCTGCATGA
- a CDS encoding M50 family metallopeptidase — protein MSWMFWVGVLVFAIGLIISLALHEAGHMWSAQAFKMKVTRFFIGFGPTLFSFRRGEIEYGVKAIPAGAFVKIVGMVPQDDDVAPEDEPRAMWRQALWKRTIVMSAGSAMHFALGTVLLWGTFAFIPFSDPARADEVRPEVAAINECTTPKIVVVDGRRVDCDPATGTPSAAKQAGLQAGDVITSVNGTAVTGWGQMSGLIRAAGGKSTTLTWERDGATQSATVVIPLAERVKPDAGVETVEEITPADIETVGVLGISPVIPKTVAGPSAAFGLTYHGVIDMVRNTFESLKRIPEKIPLLWAAILGEERDPETPISVLGATRLGGELVERQEYAIALNLLVVLNFFIGIFNLLPLLPLDGGHIAIAWFERIRSWFYARLGKPDPGRVDYFKLMPVTYVVILIFGAFTLLTLTADIVNPITLN, from the coding sequence ATGAGCTGGATGTTCTGGGTCGGCGTGCTGGTCTTCGCGATCGGCCTGATCATTTCGCTGGCCCTGCACGAGGCCGGGCACATGTGGTCCGCGCAGGCCTTCAAGATGAAGGTCACCCGGTTCTTCATCGGCTTCGGCCCGACGCTGTTCTCGTTCCGCCGCGGTGAGATCGAGTACGGCGTGAAGGCCATCCCGGCCGGCGCGTTCGTGAAGATCGTCGGCATGGTGCCGCAGGACGACGACGTGGCACCGGAGGACGAGCCGCGCGCCATGTGGCGCCAGGCGCTCTGGAAGCGGACGATCGTGATGAGCGCCGGCTCCGCGATGCACTTCGCGCTCGGCACCGTGCTGCTCTGGGGCACGTTCGCGTTCATCCCGTTCAGCGACCCGGCGCGCGCCGACGAGGTGCGTCCCGAGGTGGCCGCGATCAACGAGTGCACCACTCCGAAGATCGTGGTGGTGGACGGCCGGCGCGTCGACTGCGACCCGGCGACCGGCACGCCGAGCGCGGCGAAGCAGGCCGGCCTGCAGGCCGGTGACGTGATCACCTCGGTGAACGGCACGGCGGTGACCGGCTGGGGCCAGATGAGCGGCCTGATCCGCGCGGCCGGCGGCAAGTCGACCACCCTCACCTGGGAGCGCGACGGCGCCACGCAGTCCGCCACGGTCGTCATCCCGCTGGCCGAGCGGGTCAAGCCGGACGCGGGCGTCGAGACCGTCGAGGAGATCACGCCGGCGGACATCGAGACGGTCGGCGTGCTCGGCATCAGCCCGGTGATCCCGAAGACGGTGGCCGGCCCCTCGGCCGCGTTCGGGCTGACCTACCACGGCGTGATCGACATGGTGCGGAACACGTTCGAGTCGCTGAAGCGCATCCCGGAGAAGATCCCGCTTCTCTGGGCCGCGATCCTCGGCGAGGAGCGCGACCCGGAGACGCCGATCAGCGTGCTCGGCGCGACCCGGCTCGGCGGCGAACTGGTCGAGCGCCAGGAGTACGCGATCGCGCTCAATCTGCTGGTCGTGCTGAACTTCTTCATCGGCATCTTCAACCTGCTGCCGCTGCTCCCGCTGGACGGCGGGCACATCGCGATCGCCTGGTTCGAGCGCATCCGCTCCTGGTTCTACGCGCGCCTCGGCAAGCCCGACCCGGGCCGGGTGGACTACTTCAAGTTGATGCCGGTGACCTACGTCGTCATTCTCATCTTCGGGGCGTTCACGCTGCTCACGCTGACCGCCGATATCGTCAACCCGATCACTCTGAACTGA
- the ispG gene encoding flavodoxin-dependent (E)-4-hydroxy-3-methylbut-2-enyl-diphosphate synthase translates to MTAISLGMPAVPPPPLAPRRASRQIMVGPVAVGGGAPVSVQSMTTTLTADINSTLQQIAELTAAGCQIVRVAVPSQDDVLALPAIAKKSQLPVIADIHFQPKYVFAAIDAGCAAVRVNPGNIRQFDDKVKEIAKAAGDAKVPIRIGVNAGSLDKRLLEKHGKATAEALVESALWECSLFEEHGFRDIKISVKHNDPVVMIRAYRQLAEQCDYPLHLGVTEAGPAFQGTIKSAVAFGALLAEGIGDTIRVSLSAPPVEEIKVGNQILESLGLRERGLEIVSCPSCGRAQVDVYTLAEQVTAALDGFPAPLRVAVMGCVVNGPGEAREADLGVASGNGKGQIFVKGQVIKTVPESQIVETLVEEALRLADEMGTDLPEELRDLLPATKPIVTVH, encoded by the coding sequence GTGACCGCCATCAGTCTCGGAATGCCCGCCGTTCCCCCACCGCCGCTCGCCCCCCGCCGAGCCAGCCGTCAGATCATGGTCGGACCCGTCGCGGTCGGCGGTGGTGCGCCGGTGAGCGTGCAGTCGATGACCACCACGCTGACCGCCGACATCAACTCCACACTGCAGCAGATCGCGGAGCTCACCGCGGCCGGCTGCCAGATCGTCCGGGTCGCCGTCCCGTCCCAGGACGACGTGCTCGCGCTGCCCGCGATCGCGAAGAAGTCCCAGCTCCCGGTGATCGCCGACATCCACTTCCAGCCGAAGTACGTGTTCGCCGCGATCGACGCCGGCTGCGCCGCGGTCCGGGTCAACCCGGGCAACATCCGGCAGTTCGACGACAAGGTCAAGGAGATCGCCAAGGCGGCCGGCGACGCGAAGGTCCCGATCCGGATCGGCGTGAACGCGGGCTCGCTGGACAAGCGCCTCCTGGAGAAGCACGGCAAGGCCACCGCGGAGGCGCTGGTCGAGTCCGCGCTCTGGGAGTGCTCGCTGTTCGAGGAGCACGGCTTCCGGGACATCAAGATCTCGGTCAAGCACAACGACCCGGTCGTCATGATCCGGGCGTACCGGCAGCTCGCCGAGCAGTGCGACTACCCGCTGCACCTCGGCGTGACCGAGGCCGGCCCGGCGTTCCAGGGCACGATCAAGTCGGCCGTCGCGTTCGGTGCGCTGCTGGCCGAGGGCATCGGCGACACGATCCGCGTCTCGCTCTCCGCGCCGCCGGTCGAGGAGATCAAGGTCGGCAACCAGATCCTGGAGTCGCTCGGCCTGCGCGAGCGCGGCCTGGAGATCGTCTCCTGCCCGTCCTGCGGTCGCGCCCAGGTCGACGTCTACACGCTCGCCGAGCAGGTCACGGCCGCGCTCGACGGCTTCCCGGCACCGCTGCGCGTGGCCGTCATGGGCTGCGTGGTGAACGGTCCCGGCGAGGCCCGCGAGGCCGACCTGGGTGTCGCGTCCGGCAACGGCAAGGGCCAGATCTTCGTCAAGGGCCAGGTCATCAAGACCGTGCCGGAGTCGCAGATCGTCGAGACGCTGGTCGAGGAGGCGCTGCGCCTCGCCGACGAGATGGGCACGGACCTCCCGGAGGAACTCCGCGACCTGCTGCCCGCCACGAAGCCGATCGTGACGGTCCACTAG
- a CDS encoding PadR family transcriptional regulator: protein MKGFAREFFEDEGRRRGFGFPPFGPGGPGFGPWGHGGPHHGPGGHRGRGRGGRGRNVRAAVLALLVERPMHGYEIIQELEQRTGGIWRPSPGSVYPTLQLLEDEGLIVAETDGGRKRFTLTETGREAAVSAAETPPWAEFGDEHVSQAQDFRQAAFGIMSALKEVGVSGTPEQRQAALEILNETKRKLYAILAESE, encoded by the coding sequence ATGAAGGGCTTTGCCAGGGAATTCTTCGAGGACGAGGGGCGTCGGCGCGGGTTCGGGTTCCCGCCGTTCGGGCCCGGTGGGCCAGGCTTCGGGCCGTGGGGGCACGGCGGGCCGCACCACGGGCCCGGCGGGCATCGTGGGCGTGGGCGCGGCGGGCGCGGGCGGAACGTGCGCGCGGCGGTGCTGGCGCTGCTGGTCGAGCGGCCGATGCACGGTTACGAGATCATTCAGGAGCTGGAGCAGCGGACCGGTGGCATCTGGCGGCCGAGTCCGGGGTCGGTCTATCCGACGCTGCAGCTGCTGGAGGACGAGGGCCTGATCGTCGCGGAGACCGACGGTGGGCGGAAGCGGTTCACGCTGACCGAGACCGGCCGGGAGGCGGCGGTGAGCGCGGCGGAGACACCGCCGTGGGCGGAGTTCGGTGACGAGCACGTGTCACAGGCGCAGGACTTCCGGCAGGCCGCGTTCGGGATCATGAGCGCGCTCAAGGAGGTCGGCGTCAGCGGCACGCCGGAGCAGCGGCAGGCCGCGCTGGAGATCCTCAACGAGACCAAGCGCAAGCTGTACGCGATCCTCGCCGAATCCGAGTGA
- a CDS encoding glycoside hydrolase family 53 protein: protein MLRRPVLVSILSLGLILGAATPALASPAGVTNGGFETGLSGWSESGHRDASFTEAGGFDGDTRLMHHASTAHRVETTQSVTGLARGPHTLSLRVRSDGNQPDAYVSLRHCGSGERRAAIPRTGDLWVRLAVTVTVTGGRCTIVLHSTAAAGQWTHFDAVSFGPGSAPGPAVRGADVSHITKNEDHGAVYRDFSGPRRDPFRLLAANDVNYIRLKVWVDPVDGYNDLADTLVKARRAHAAGQQLLIDFHYSDAWADPGKQNKPAAWASLPFPALVDALYAHTFDVLAALRAQGTPAAMAQVGNEINGGMLWPDGRWDNWDGLAALLTAGSNAVKAASPSTRVVLHLAEGGDNGAHRWWFDQAVSRGVPFDVIAVSHYVYWHGTLGELQANLMDLSTRYGKPVMVAETAYGFTLEEGDHETNIFNASLAAAGGYPATPRGQADALRDILTVVAGVPDALGVVYWEPTWTAVPGAGWDPADPTSGDGWENQALFDYSGRALPALRVFTRF, encoded by the coding sequence ATGCTTCGCAGACCTGTCCTCGTCTCGATCCTCTCGCTCGGCCTGATCCTCGGCGCCGCCACGCCCGCGCTCGCCTCCCCGGCCGGCGTCACCAACGGCGGCTTCGAGACCGGCCTGTCCGGCTGGTCGGAGAGCGGCCACCGGGACGCGTCGTTCACCGAGGCCGGCGGCTTCGACGGCGACACCCGGCTCATGCATCACGCGTCGACCGCCCACCGGGTGGAGACCACCCAATCCGTCACCGGGCTCGCGCGCGGCCCGCACACGCTCAGCCTGCGGGTCCGGTCCGACGGCAACCAGCCGGACGCGTACGTGTCGCTGCGGCACTGCGGCTCCGGCGAACGACGGGCCGCGATCCCGCGCACCGGCGACCTGTGGGTGCGGCTGGCCGTCACCGTGACCGTCACCGGCGGGCGCTGCACGATCGTGCTGCACTCCACCGCCGCGGCCGGGCAGTGGACCCACTTCGACGCCGTCTCGTTCGGGCCCGGCTCGGCCCCCGGCCCGGCGGTGCGCGGCGCCGACGTCTCGCACATCACCAAGAACGAGGACCACGGCGCCGTCTACCGGGACTTCTCCGGCCCGCGCCGGGACCCGTTCCGGCTGCTCGCCGCGAACGACGTCAACTACATCCGGCTCAAGGTCTGGGTCGACCCGGTCGACGGCTACAACGACCTCGCGGACACGCTGGTGAAGGCGCGGCGGGCACACGCGGCCGGCCAGCAACTGCTGATCGACTTCCACTACTCGGACGCGTGGGCCGACCCCGGCAAGCAGAACAAGCCCGCGGCCTGGGCGTCCCTGCCGTTCCCCGCGCTCGTCGACGCGCTCTACGCGCACACCTTCGACGTGCTCGCCGCGCTGCGGGCACAGGGCACACCGGCCGCGATGGCCCAGGTCGGCAACGAGATCAACGGCGGCATGCTGTGGCCGGACGGGCGCTGGGACAACTGGGACGGACTCGCCGCGCTGCTCACCGCCGGCAGCAACGCGGTCAAGGCCGCGTCACCGTCCACCCGGGTCGTGCTGCACCTCGCCGAGGGCGGCGACAACGGCGCGCACCGCTGGTGGTTCGACCAGGCCGTCTCCCGCGGCGTCCCGTTCGACGTCATCGCGGTCTCGCACTACGTCTACTGGCACGGCACGCTCGGCGAACTGCAGGCGAACCTGATGGACCTCTCGACGCGGTACGGCAAGCCGGTCATGGTCGCGGAGACCGCCTACGGATTCACGCTCGAGGAGGGCGACCACGAGACGAACATCTTCAACGCCTCGCTGGCCGCGGCCGGCGGCTACCCCGCGACGCCGCGCGGACAGGCGGACGCGCTGCGCGACATCCTGACCGTGGTCGCGGGCGTGCCGGACGCGCTCGGCGTCGTCTACTGGGAGCCGACCTGGACGGCCGTGCCCGGCGCCGGCTGGGACCCGGCGGACCCCACCTCCGGGGACGGGTGGGAGAACCAGGCACTCTTCGACTACTCCGGCCGGGCGCTGCCCGCCTTGCGGGTCTTCACCCGCTTCTGA
- a CDS encoding beta-galactosidase, protein MAVPRVAPLIPGLDRIAYGGDYNPEQWPEEVWAEDVALMREAGVNLVSVGIFSWAMLEPRPGVHTFDWLDRLLDLLHANGIAVDLATPTAAPPPWFLRAHPSARPVTRTGQALGGSARQTFCPSSPAYAAAAAAITTELGRRYGSHPAVVLWHAHNEYGGANGICYCPGSGVAFRAWLTARYGTLEALNAAWGTTFWSQRYADWDEIEPPVEAPTAVNPAQELDYFRFSSDAHLANFRRERDLLHTLSPGVPVTTNFMLANCKNIDYWSWAAEVDLVSNDHYLQAERPDNHIELAMCADLTRSVAGGAPWLLMEHSTGSVNWQPRNIAKKPGELVRNSLAHLARGADGIMFFQWRASRSGAEKFHSAMLPHGGTDTRIWRDVVSLGGHLSALNPVRGTPVTADAAIVWDWESWWALELQWRPSAELSFRERQEAFYEALWRRHVTVDFARPDAPLAAYPVVFLPTGYLLTTAAAENLRAYVAGGGTLVVSYFSGIVDENDAVHPGPHPGALRDVLGLRVEEFLPLHSGETVSLDSGATGDVWAERLLLDGATVLASYLDGPAAGEPAVTTHSYGAGRAVYVSTRLTGESLDAFVGSLGLPAHDDLPMGVEVVRRGEFVIALNHTAADVTVPGSGAELLTGESCPDGVVVPAGAVRVLRTHA, encoded by the coding sequence TTGGCGGTACCGCGGGTCGCGCCGCTCATCCCCGGGTTGGACCGGATCGCCTACGGCGGGGACTACAACCCGGAGCAGTGGCCCGAGGAGGTGTGGGCCGAGGACGTGGCGCTGATGCGCGAGGCCGGCGTCAACCTGGTCAGCGTCGGCATCTTCAGCTGGGCGATGCTCGAGCCGAGGCCGGGCGTCCACACCTTCGACTGGCTGGACCGGCTGCTGGACCTGCTGCACGCCAACGGGATCGCGGTGGACCTGGCCACGCCGACCGCGGCGCCGCCACCGTGGTTCCTCCGCGCGCATCCGTCCGCCCGACCGGTCACCCGCACCGGCCAGGCACTGGGCGGCAGCGCGCGGCAGACGTTCTGCCCCAGCTCACCCGCCTACGCGGCCGCGGCCGCGGCGATCACCACGGAGCTGGGCCGCCGCTACGGCTCACACCCGGCCGTGGTGCTGTGGCACGCGCACAACGAGTACGGCGGCGCGAACGGCATCTGCTACTGCCCCGGTTCCGGCGTCGCGTTCCGGGCCTGGCTCACCGCGAGGTACGGCACGCTGGAGGCACTGAACGCCGCCTGGGGTACGACGTTCTGGAGCCAGCGCTACGCCGACTGGGACGAGATCGAGCCCCCGGTCGAGGCGCCGACCGCGGTCAACCCGGCCCAGGAACTGGACTACTTCCGGTTCTCCTCGGACGCGCACCTGGCGAACTTCCGGCGCGAGCGGGACCTCCTGCACACGCTGTCACCGGGCGTCCCGGTGACCACGAACTTCATGCTGGCGAACTGCAAGAACATCGACTACTGGAGCTGGGCGGCCGAGGTCGACCTGGTCTCCAACGACCACTACCTGCAGGCCGAGCGGCCGGACAACCACATCGAGCTGGCCATGTGCGCGGACCTCACCCGGTCGGTCGCCGGCGGCGCGCCGTGGCTGCTGATGGAGCACTCCACCGGCTCGGTCAACTGGCAGCCCCGCAACATCGCCAAGAAGCCGGGCGAGCTGGTCCGCAACAGCCTCGCGCACCTGGCCCGCGGCGCGGACGGAATCATGTTCTTCCAGTGGCGGGCCTCCCGGTCCGGCGCGGAGAAGTTCCACTCCGCGATGCTGCCGCACGGCGGGACCGACACCCGGATCTGGCGGGACGTGGTGTCGCTCGGCGGCCACCTGTCGGCACTGAACCCGGTGCGCGGCACGCCGGTGACCGCGGACGCCGCGATCGTCTGGGACTGGGAGTCCTGGTGGGCGCTCGAACTGCAGTGGCGGCCGTCGGCCGAGCTGTCGTTCCGGGAGCGCCAGGAGGCGTTCTACGAGGCGCTGTGGCGGCGGCACGTGACCGTGGACTTCGCCCGGCCGGACGCGCCGCTCGCGGCGTACCCGGTGGTGTTCCTGCCGACCGGCTACCTGCTGACCACGGCGGCGGCCGAGAACCTGCGCGCGTACGTGGCCGGTGGCGGCACGCTGGTCGTGTCGTACTTCTCCGGGATCGTGGACGAGAACGACGCGGTGCACCCCGGCCCGCACCCCGGCGCGCTGCGCGACGTGCTCGGCCTGCGGGTGGAGGAGTTCCTGCCGCTGCACTCGGGCGAGACCGTGTCGCTGGACTCCGGCGCCACCGGCGACGTGTGGGCGGAGCGGCTGCTGCTCGACGGCGCCACGGTGCTCGCGTCCTACCTGGACGGCCCGGCGGCCGGGGAGCCGGCGGTCACCACGCACTCGTACGGCGCCGGGCGGGCGGTCTACGTCTCCACCCGGCTGACCGGCGAGTCGCTGGACGCGTTCGTGGGCTCGCTCGGCCTGCCCGCGCACGACGACCTGCCGATGGGCGTCGAGGTGGTGCGGCGCGGCGAGTTCGTGATCGCGCTCAACCACACCGCCGCGGACGTGACGGTGCCGGGCTCCGGGGCGGAGCTGCTGACCGGCGAGTCCTGCCCGGACGGCGTCGTGGTGCCGGCCGGTGCGGTCCGGGTGCTGCGGACCCACGCTTGA
- a CDS encoding ABC transporter substrate-binding protein: protein MRPSIGKIFAAAALATTLLATAACTGSGDDAAEEPTGPVELSFWSWAPGIEKTVDLWNQQNPDTTVVLSKQAGGGDIVTKLLTAAKAGNPPDLAQVEYQSLPTLVSNDVLADIAEQTADVKGKFPDGAWQQVTLGTESVYAIPQDSGPMMLYYRADIFAELGIAVPKTWDEFAAAARTVRQKDGKKYLTTFSAADPGWFAGLAQQAGASWWGIDGETWKVSVNDAATKKVADYWGTLVNEGVIAGNPMYTPEWNKALNDGTIIAWPSAVWGPGVLEGNAPDTKGKWAMAPLPQWTAGENRTGNWGGSSTGVTAASKHKAAAIRFATWMNTDPAATDSLITSGAIYPAATGAQSSQHLQKPPAFFPEQADFYPTAKTIAGGAAGFTWGPNTNVTYDTYKDAFAKAITGRTPFSGALDQMQSATVADMQKNGFTVAG, encoded by the coding sequence ATGAGGCCTTCGATAGGCAAGATCTTCGCCGCCGCCGCGCTCGCCACCACGCTGCTGGCGACGGCCGCGTGCACCGGCTCCGGCGACGACGCGGCCGAGGAGCCGACCGGCCCGGTCGAGCTCAGCTTCTGGTCCTGGGCGCCCGGCATCGAGAAGACCGTCGACCTGTGGAACCAGCAGAACCCGGACACGACGGTGGTGCTCAGCAAGCAGGCCGGCGGCGGCGACATCGTCACCAAGCTGCTCACCGCCGCGAAGGCCGGCAACCCGCCGGACCTGGCGCAGGTGGAGTACCAGTCGCTGCCCACGCTGGTCAGCAACGACGTGCTGGCCGACATCGCGGAGCAGACCGCCGACGTCAAGGGCAAGTTCCCGGACGGCGCCTGGCAGCAGGTCACGCTCGGCACCGAGTCGGTCTACGCGATCCCGCAGGACTCCGGGCCGATGATGCTCTACTACCGCGCCGACATCTTCGCCGAGCTGGGCATCGCGGTGCCGAAGACGTGGGACGAGTTCGCGGCCGCGGCCCGTACGGTCCGGCAGAAGGACGGCAAGAAGTACCTGACCACGTTCTCCGCCGCGGACCCGGGCTGGTTCGCCGGGCTCGCGCAGCAGGCCGGCGCGTCCTGGTGGGGCATCGACGGCGAGACGTGGAAGGTCTCGGTCAACGACGCCGCCACCAAGAAGGTCGCCGACTACTGGGGCACCCTGGTCAACGAGGGCGTGATCGCCGGCAACCCGATGTACACGCCGGAGTGGAACAAGGCGCTCAACGACGGCACGATCATCGCCTGGCCGAGCGCGGTCTGGGGCCCGGGTGTGCTGGAGGGCAACGCGCCGGACACCAAGGGCAAGTGGGCGATGGCGCCGCTGCCGCAGTGGACCGCCGGCGAGAACCGGACCGGCAACTGGGGTGGCTCGTCGACCGGCGTGACCGCGGCGTCGAAGCACAAGGCCGCCGCGATCAGGTTCGCGACCTGGATGAACACCGACCCGGCCGCGACCGACTCGCTGATCACCTCGGGCGCGATCTACCCGGCCGCCACCGGCGCGCAGTCCAGCCAGCACCTGCAGAAGCCGCCGGCGTTCTTCCCGGAGCAGGCCGACTTCTACCCGACCGCGAAGACGATCGCGGGCGGCGCGGCCGGCTTCACCTGGGGACCGAACACGAACGTCACGTACGACACGTACAAGGACGCGTTCGCGAAGGCGATCACCGGCAGGACGCCGTTCTCCGGCGCGCTGGACCAGATGCAGTCGGCCACGGTCGCCGACATGCAGAAAAACGGCTTCACGGTCGCCGGCTGA
- a CDS encoding carbohydrate ABC transporter permease: MNTPATEGRTRKGTAPRGVPYLFLAPAIILFTLFLLLPIGYAIYLSFRRIKVSGLGLGKNARTEIWAGLDNYRNALGDPELLGSAGRVLLYGLVLIPLMLGLALLFALLLDAPRVRFGRFAKLAIFLPYAVPGVIASMLWGFLYLPAVSPFNDLFGAAGLPEPDPLNGGSVFFAIVNIAVWGGVGFNMIVLFTSLRAVPGEIYESAQLDGASDLQIALRIKIPLLLPSLIMTTVFSLIATLQVFTEPLTIRSLTNSISSTWTPLMKVYRDAFSQNDIYSAAASSVVIALVTLVLSFGFLRLVSRQAFGGENR, encoded by the coding sequence ATGAACACCCCGGCCACCGAGGGCCGGACGCGGAAGGGTACGGCGCCCCGCGGGGTGCCGTACCTCTTCCTCGCCCCGGCGATCATCCTGTTCACGCTCTTCCTGCTGCTGCCGATCGGCTACGCGATCTACCTGAGCTTCCGCCGGATCAAGGTCAGCGGGCTCGGCCTCGGCAAGAACGCCCGCACCGAGATCTGGGCGGGCCTCGACAACTACCGGAACGCGCTGGGCGACCCGGAGCTGCTCGGCAGCGCCGGCCGGGTGCTGCTCTACGGCCTGGTCCTGATCCCGCTCATGCTCGGGCTGGCGCTGCTCTTCGCGCTCCTGCTCGACGCGCCGCGGGTGCGGTTCGGCCGGTTCGCGAAGCTGGCGATCTTCCTGCCGTACGCGGTGCCCGGCGTGATCGCGAGCATGCTCTGGGGCTTCCTCTACCTGCCCGCGGTCAGCCCGTTCAACGACCTGTTCGGCGCGGCCGGCCTGCCCGAGCCGGACCCGCTGAACGGCGGATCGGTCTTCTTCGCGATCGTCAACATCGCGGTCTGGGGCGGCGTCGGCTTCAACATGATCGTGCTGTTCACGTCGCTGCGCGCGGTGCCCGGCGAGATCTACGAGTCGGCGCAGCTGGACGGCGCGTCGGACCTGCAGATCGCGCTGCGCATCAAGATCCCGCTGCTGCTGCCCTCGCTGATCATGACGACGGTGTTCTCGCTGATCGCCACGCTGCAGGTCTTCACGGAGCCGCTGACGATCCGCTCGCTGACCAACTCGATCTCGTCCACCTGGACCCCGCTGATGAAGGTCTACCGGGACGCGTTCTCGCAGAACGACATCTACTCCGCCGCGGCCAGCTCGGTCGTCATCGCGCTGGTGACGCTCGTGCTCTCGTTCGGATTCCTGCGCCTGGTGTCCCGTCAGGCCTTCGGAGGGGAGAACCGGTGA